The region atttgagacaaataataagagaagagttaacaagcttatggaataattctgaaatacctactttaaaaatgatactagacaagttaataaaattagaagaaggaaaacaaaaaattataccagaaaaagaaattacaaataagccagaactaaaagccataaatgcatggagaagagttagtgagccaatgatgatagatataagtaaaatgaaacctaatatatgtgaaccaataggaaaggtattagataatttgggacaacttagtaaaaaaggaaagttctaatgaaaactaaagaacaaaaagaatataacgtgataacatttttaaagaatcatggaaaagaaattttagaaagagaaaaatataagtatgaaccattaaaaaaggaaacaactagtgaaagcaaagctgagtttaagattgatacaactgtgatagaatatttaaagtcaaaattagaacaacaaaaggaagaaatagaagaaataaggacggagaataaaaaattacgattaaatactaatgaagaatggttagaaaaatataaaaaatataaaaataaatataaagaaactaaaaaggaactaaaagatgtaaaaagagatttaagacaaacaaaaaaggaattaaatgaaaaaacagaagaaaataaaaaagaaatagaaatattgaaaaggcaattaaataagttaaaaggaaaaaaaaagatacaagtgaagtttctagtactgtatctacaaataataatacaagtactagtgaattggaacaagataatttaggaaaaacggtgaatataatagaagaatataacagtagttatgaggaaaattctgaaatggaaatagaaaataaaaatataatagaagctttagaaagaatgaaaaatgtaaatgcagtaataaaacaagaatcgaatagtgaccaagaagataaagataattatactgatatagaaactgaaggaataaaaaatgaggagatggataactacccagaagaagaagtaaccgaccataatatggatgttataacaagatataggaacacgataccaaaacacataccaataggacaacataatgaatttaaagaatttataggatcaatgtcacaaggcgtaaacttgaatggatactttttagacttagataatgtatatgaagaacaagaaattagCAGGAGAATTACTGATTGGAATTTAAGAATGTATATAGCATTAATGAATTCTACTCATACAGATGAGTtagaatatacttataacttgatctcaaaaacgttaattggaaaggtagcatattggatagaatccatagaatatcagttaaaaactgaagtactaaggtatgcaacggattggaaatcaatgttacaaatatttgatatgatattaaaaagagaattcttaggagaaccttggatagtagctagagaccaagttttaatagaaagaaaaatagaaataataatgaatctaaataacatgaaatgctgtaaaattaacaagttaccagaatatactataagttttactaaattcttttatgaagctagattcttacccgaagaaggacatatatatcaacaattatattatgatcatttaccagaaccttataatactgagataactaaggaatataataagttagaacctcgtgagaacactctgggtgaaagaataagagtactaagaggatatctaatgagaaaatgtgaagaatatagggtacaacagaaggttaaaaaggataaaaaactaggattaagagaaatatgtggattcactgaaagaagattagtatttggatgtgaagataaaaaaaccctataggaagtataagaagaggtataataagaaaaaatcatatgataagtacagaagcaaacaaaatagaaataattatccttataaatacaacagatataagagaaaaagatttaggaaatttagaaatacaccagaaaataggagaagatataaaaataagagaaagtttagaagaaaaccttttaaaaagaaagatataagtgaatgtaaatgttggaattgtaatgaaaaaggacattatgctaataaatgtcctaaactgaaagaaaagaaagtaaaatatataaatacatcacaattcataatggaaatagaacaaattaaagaagatgacaatagatggtatgaatatgaagagttttatattagtgaaactgataatgaaataaactttataaattatgaatcatctagtgaaagcaattgggaggaatggtagcaatatacatagaagcagatgtagaatataaaaaatataaattcctaaaacaaaaaatatttatagatagtggagcagatctatgtctagtaaaaaaggaagttttagcttcatatagatgagaaaaatctaatgcacatagaactagggtatgagaatttaatgaacaaaagaaggaattagatgtaatagcaaaaaacatgagaataaagctaaataaaacattattcagtttacctattgtatatcagaataagatgaagcaatttatattattaggaaataactttttagattattttaaaacacatatagtaacttcaaataccctatcattacaaactccgtgtaataagtggatagtattaaaaagaattatgccaataagtactataaatactataagaataaacaatctaaaaatagaaagaaataataatctacaagaattaactgaaaaatataataatttattaaaatccaacttcggagaaaatcctatgaggttatgggataaggaaaagatatatgctgaaataaaattattaaagaaactaatttagaaatcgaaataaaagacttaaaagaagtatAGTAAAACTGAATTAAAGGATGGCTTAGAACAGCTCCAATTGTTAGAAAGAGAGAAGCTAACTGCTCTTTGAGGTTGAAGGCATAATATGACAGTAGAGATGATGTAATACGATGCTGAGTAGTTCGGTTCGTAATAAAATATCCGGAATATAAAGTTTAATAATATAATGCTTGCTCCAACTAGTccatttaaaaagaagcagacacaaCAACTCTATAAACCATGAGGTTTCTTGCAATCGACGCTACGTCACCTAAAACACGGCGTTCTCCATGGACAATGTACTAGACCTTATTACTCTTCAGCTGCATCACAAAATATACAATCCGGGCAGGCCTCTTAAATATATCTTCTTTTATATATTGCTTGCATCACAAATTATATTAatgttttcaaaaaaaaaaaataagaGATGTTCTAAGGTGGGTGGTGTTTAGTACTTTGTTCGTTAATTATACTTTTGAAATTGATAGGTCCTCGGGCAATTAATTGTCTGCTCCTCTTGTTACTGTAACTACAActctaatttttttattattttttttttaaatctgtgtaatttttttaataatttgacTTGTAGTTTCTTATACAAGAGTATATATTCCAACAAATTCCCGAGTTTGGCGAGAATCGAATCAGATGACTTGTTAGATTTTTCCAAATTCTCCGATAACTTCTGatttattttgaaaatatattagactgttttaatattataaattcAATATATtgttataaattattttcggACAACGTGTTTTACGATAAAATTTAGGAAATTAATCAAAATTATCCATGttttcaaatatattttaaaaaatacgGTAAAATTTGCGAATAAGCGTGCATGGGAACTTACTCGAAATTGGCATAGAAGATTGCAAATGTTATATTTTATATTGTATATAAGGTAACAAcgtatttttaaaaatattttttacaatttagatatttttgaaaaaatcccaaaaattgaGTTTATCCATAAATTCCTAATTGACCAATTTGCAGCCAATTAACTTAGATTTGGGATATATACCCAAGGCTAACACGTTACAACAACCATGTGCATCACCGCTAGCGATCATACGTGTTTGTATACAAAAGATTCCTTGGTCTTAACAAAACGTCAAAACTACAAACCTTTCTATATTTCCTTcgttttttttttatatttaggTGTTCTTCGTTGTAATCATATCTGCACCCCAAATTATTAAAATGACGACAGGAAAGTCAAAAGCTCAAAAACACGCTGCAAGTTGTTTCTAGTAAAGCTAAGAACACGAGTAGTACGGTCATCCACAGAGTTTCATAAACAAAAGGGTTGATTAATTAATCGTTAACCGTGATTTACTTCTCTAAACAAATAGTTTTATGTAATTTAGTTATACGGTCAATTTTCAACTAGTGCCACcttaaatttttttatgaatCTTGCAGACGTCGATCAGTTATACTATGATCTTGACAAAGAACTACGAATTAAGTGAAAACCACTGTGGTTCGTACTTTTAGTTTTTTCACTCTTAtgtaattttaataaattttatcaGTTACAATTTAATTTCTAGGCATTTATACTCTATTATTCTAAGTAGATCATGGTAATTACGAACTGTAAGATTTTAAAATAGATAAATCAcaagataatttttaaaaattgttaaCTGTTGAAGTATAAAGTTGCCAATTTTATGTAGAATTgtgttaaaataaaaaattaatatatttgaTGATTTGTCAAGTAATCTAAAATCTTCCGTATCATTTTTAAcatctttttaaaaaaaaacactCTACTGATTGGTATCTCAAAAATGCCAACATACtaattaaataaaaatacataataataatatattaggtAATTTTTGACATCCTAATTGACATTTCATACCAACTCATCTTGTCACTTAGATAACATATCTTACGACTATAATCAGGTGTTAATAATAAGTGATTTTCTATGATGTGCTCACACAATAGTTACTAACTTCCATATAAATAGGTTTTTCTTATTATTGATTGAATAATAAATGTTAATACCCCATGCATTCACATCAATTCCACCAATAAAAAGAATAAAAAGAGACCAGTTTTATTGGAGTTAGTGACTAATGTGTGCACTTGGGCACACATTAGAAAGACAGTAATAATAATTTCAAGACACGTCATTAAATATGAGGTTGGAACTTTTAATGGAAGATGCCCTTACAGGAGATGTTGTAAtgaatcaaatacaaaacaaaaaGCTTAAGCTGGATTTGATGTCTGAAATTATATAACAATGGGGTTCTTAATTAGTCTATCCAGCACTAGGTTGGCTCCCATTAATTGAAGAAGATATATTATACCGACGATAAAGATGAGAGTAAATTACCgttaaacctctttaaagtaataCCCTTGGGACCgggaaaaaatattactttatcgaatttattactttatcgatataataatattttattactttatcgataaagtaatattttattactttacCGAATTTTTATGTTTACGTGGTACAGTATAATATATAATGTACGTATAAAAACTAGAATTAATCACATGCAATGTATTTGATCTAAAATTACTTTTATTATGATTACTTATATCCAAAAGGTTAATATCTTGAATGCTATTAGTTTTGCTAACATGGCTTGGAATATTGATGTGAAAACAACCACAATTGCAAATTGTTTTCGGCATTGCAAGATTCGTTcagaagaaaatgatgaacaaGAACTTGGAGAAATAAATGAAGGTGTCGAAAGATTAAATGAAGTTATCTCTAATTTACGATATAGGAATGTGATGGATGTCGAGCATCTCTTAAACTATCCAAACGAGAATGATGCGGTTATGGAATCACCTACGGATGAAGAAATCATTGAGTCGGTAATGAGCACTGATGAAGGGACTGATCCTGAACCCGACGATAGCAATGTCATCCCAAGCGTGTCATCAAAGGAAGCATTTCAAGCACTCACCACTTTGAACAATTACTTGTTACAACACGAGCAAAACATACCAGGAGTTATTTTTGCTTTACATAAAGTCAAGGACGAGATTAATTTTGGCTTTGGTGGAAAGAAGAAACAAGCTACAATAGattcatattttaataagaattaaattttgtaatcatatacattatacagtatatatatatatatatataattatggaattattactTTACATATTACTTGGGCCCTTAATGACTTTcgaattttttattatcttatgcTTTTAGCGAGAATATTACTTTACAACATTGGCCCAAGTTGGGACCGATGAAAATTATTACTTAAGCGAGGTTATTACTTTATCGGATATTACTTAATCGAGGTTTAACTGTATTGGTAACAGCATCTTTGGCGGGAATTTTATAGTGacaaatattgaaaaaaaatatacagTATACAAGCATATTCATAAATTTTATTGAAAAAATATAGGAGATATACTTCCtttgtttttttatttgtcgTTTTGACTTTTACACGTATTTCAATGTGATTTGACCGGTTAGTTagaaatatgattttaaaaattttctttttgtgaattaaaatataagttgtctacttttatttataaaaagaaaattttataAATGGTAATTTTAACTAACCGGCCAAAAAACATTGAAATGTGTGCAAAAGTCATagcgacaaataaaaaaaatagaggGAGTATTATATTTCAATAATCGTTTTCCACTCCAAATTGTACACATACACTGTTAGAATGTTAATGTAAAAACCATTCATCTAATACGTTGAAGTTTGATTGAAGTTTAGAGAAACGAGTTCCTTAATATACACAAGCAACTTAGGTGCCAGCGATGTTATCCTGTTTCCTTTCCTAAGCTTGTATTCTTGTGGCTAATCTTATACTCGATGATTAACGAGGATTCCCCTCTTTCAACATTAGTAGAGTTTTAAAATGCTCTTACAAATTTAACAACGCGACTAAGATACTTTTAAAATCTTTGTTTTCAGCTGCAGACAGTGATGTTTACTTTCTAGTCATTTACAAAAGATTTCAAACTCTTTTATTATTGCAAAAACCCAATAATTGAGATTCTCAATTTGTGTTTGTCCGATTGATTCATTGCTTTTGAAAACAAAAACACCGACTTGAAAAAGTGTAGATTTATGACCAGGTATATCAAAAGATTACACAAATATATATCGTACAGAAGTATAATTTAGAAAAATTCTTTTCGTTTTTCTTTCTGTTCACTCTCACTTGCCCCACTGCTTACCATATATATCCATACTATAAGCTGGAGAGCATTAAATGAAAATAAGACCTATCCTAAATAAAAATTTCGAGGGCCTCTCTCAATAATGGCCACATCCTTGATTGACCCCAGAGCCGGTTCTAACACAAATCTCACAAGTCATAGTCGCACCATATGGTGTTCCTATTTGTCTACATTGTCATCTCATATAATAGTATTGCTAAATTGACTCTTGTCTCCCCTCTTCATCTTACGTTCAAGTACCTATGTCAGATACTCGATACTTGGATAGGGCATTCGGAATTAAATACTTATTTTTAGTCcaaaaaatatgtatattttttaAAACATTTCCGAGTCCGATATTTGAACACGTATACTTTTAGCAGAGTCCGAATAACATGAGATACCACCATTGCCCTGCATACACTTTACAGGGAAGCAGCTACTCCTACGATACACATATAGTTTAATGGATACAAAGCCTCCGGCAATCTGCTGATAATATCTGCAGATCAGAAATTTCACTTATGTAAATTTGCTTGAGGAAGCTGATGCCATTCTGAAATAATGAGGAGGCTCAGTTTTATCATGCACAAATACTTGAAGTATAGGTTGCAATGATGTCCTTTCAAACTATCTTGGACAGAAAAGATATCAAGTACAGTTAAATACTTATAATTTAGAATCTTAAAATACTTTGAAGTAGAATGAACTATGGGATATCAAAAAATTCCATGTGGCAACACAATTGACTCAATTATTAAACTATAGAGCCACAAGACACTGAGGTTTCGtggaagaagaaaaacaaaaTTAACTATATATAGCATATCACACCCTAATCTTGTTGTAACTGTTACGTGCATGCATGAAATGTAGTAGCACACCGTATAAATCTATGATTATATTTAGTAATATTTTGTGATAGTATTGGGACATCATAGTGAAAACTGAAAAAATTGAAAGCGTTTAAGGTCATAAAAATTTTTCcaaagcccatttatgggtcgaagagtggatcaTGGGCGCCCATATTTGGGACATAACTTTGTCTTAAGTTATTCGTGTCCCTCATAAATTGTGAGAAATGTTTGGGGTGGCAGAGATCGAACCTGTGAATCCTCACCTGAGTCCTCTGCCACTCTGATACTATGTTAAGGAACCAATTACTCTAAAATCTCAAGGTGTTAGAGAATGATCCTTTTCAgaatcttatattattctaacattATGACCTTCCTATTTCTGACCGACTCGTTTCAGGGGCTGAACGCAACCGAATATAATGTTTGGATTTAAAACACCATCGAGGCACTGACCATTAAACCCTACCGGTTGTTGTTGTTGTGTGTTCCACTTTTGTGCGAACTCGTTTGACTTTGATTCACAcatcagcctaaaacaaccaACTTTGAGACAACTAGACCGGAGCATATTGTCCGAGCTTCTTCACCAACGGTACAACTCCATGGTCTGACTCCACCTCAACATGCCATTGTCATACGCTCTCAATCAGTTATTTGTAAACCCAGAGTTCCTTTTTAACTTTTTGCAGCAAAATATCCTATACAAGAATGTTTTCACTCTGTAATGCAAAATAGGCCATCTAAGCCTGCACGTTTACTACTGCTTCAAAAGATCTGGATTGGAAACTAGCAGTGAAtgataaatttaaattttttcttATAAAAAACACTTGGTCACTAGTCCCCTATCAACCTGGTATGAAGAGTAAATTACTGAGGTATGACCCACGTATACACTCATTTTCAAAATATTAGCCGGATTTACAAATTTACAAAATAGTGCCTAAATTTCCTTCCCGTATTTTAAAAACGCGTCTCCCGTCAAATATAGCCTAACAGCTCTAACGGAGCAAGGGTATTTTCggattttttatttataataaaaatattatttatccaTTTAATTATCTATCATTTTGTTCACTTTTTTTGTCCTTTTTTTCACTTCTGTTTCTGCCGTTTCTGTCGGTCCTCACTTCAGCTTTTCATCATCTTCTTCTTTATTTATATATTTGGGAACACCATCGCCGCCATGGTGGTGGCTTCGCCCTATTCCTGCCGCGCACACAAATTCACTCAACACACTCAACACACTCAACATTATCTCTAATCTCTCATACTAAACCTTTCAATCCCACTCATTTTCCGATCAACACACAAAATACACACACAACATAAGCACAACATCATCCATCTATCTCCTCTGTCTCCGATCATTTAAAACCACCAAACCCTCTCCAGTTCAAAAATAATAAAACCCCCTTCTCTTCCCCTCTCCCCTTCTCCGTCTCCATCACCTACCACCACCGCCGTTGTCATCGATGGTAACGGCGGTGGCTGCCACCGACACCCCCAAATTCTCCAGTTAACATATACATCGCAAATCCCAAAATTTCCGATCAAATCCACCACAAACCTCCAAATTTCCGATCAAATCCATCACAAATCCCTAAATTTGCAATCACATCCAGCGTATGTATAGTTTGTATGTATAGTTTATATGTTTGAATTTCTTGAAAAGTTGATGGTTTTTAGGGTTTTGACTTTGGCGAGAGATGGAGAGGGAAGGAGCGCGACGTCGATTAGCAGGAGGAAAAGAGAGATCAGGGGTGAGATTCTAAATGAGGTTGGAGTGGGGGATTTGGGGGAAGGAGTTGAAATTGGGGATAGGGAGGGGGCAAGCGTGCAGAAACTATTATAttcttttctttatttatttttcttaaacaCAGATGTATTTTTACATTTATACCCCTGTTTTTTACGTTTTTTATTTGAGTTAACGGTGCAAACTTAACGGTTTTGACGGGAGGCACGTTTTTGAAAGGCAAAAATGAAATTTAGCCACCATTTTGTGAATTTGAAAATCCGgctaatattttgaaaataagtGTAAACGTCAGCCACACTCCTGAAATTTACTCCTTGTATGAATATTGTTTGTTGTAAATGGGTTTACAAACTCAAACAAAACGCTATAAGGCTTGTCTCGTTACCAAGAGATATTCTAAAAAAATGGTCTCAAGAGACTTTAGGCCAATGGTCAAGCCTCTCGATATTAGGTTTGTTTTAAGCATTGCTCTTACTGAATCATGGCCAATTCGACAGTTAATAGACGCCAAACATACCTTTCTTCAAGGCTTTCTTGATCGAGATGTCAATAtgagtcaacctcctggtttcaTCAATAACAATACCCTGGTAACTTTTTGCAAACTTCACGGGTCTATTTAAGGCCTTAGACAATCTCATCATGACTTCGGTTTTACAGAGTTACCAGTTTCTTCTTAGAGATCGGCTTTGTTGCCACAAAATCTGACTCGTCTTTGGTTACTCTCGCCAATCCTCCAATGGTATTTTAATCTTCTTTATGTTGACGTATCTTACTTACCGGTTCAGATTCTCTTTGTACACTTTAATTGATAATCTCAAGAAACAATTTTCCATGACAGATCTTAGTGATTTAGCCAACTTTTTAGGGATAGAGTTCACGAGATCTAAATCAGGTTTGCATCTAATTAGCCAAACTCGTTATACACTTGATATTCTGCAACAAAATTGACCTTCTCAATGCCAAACCTGTCCCAACACTTTGTGCTTCTCTAGAAAAATAATCAATGTCTGATGGCGCTTTGTTTCCTAATGTCACTTTTTATCCTCGCTTAGTTGGAGCATTACATACCTCAAAATGACCAGGCCCGATATAACTGCTGTCAATCAAGATAGCCAGTTTATGCATTCACCCACTACTACCCATTTTCTTGCAGTTTATAGGATTCTGCGATATGTTAAAAGCACTTAATTAGGTCGTGGTTTGTTCTTTAGTAGTACAACCTCTTCATATCAGCTTCGTGCTTTTAGTGATGCAGATTGGCAGGCAATCTAGATACCTGTCGTTCAACTTTCGACTAGTGGGGGTAGTGTATTTTTGGCAATCATCTCATCTGTTGCTCCTCTAAAAAGCAACAAAGTTTTGCTGGCAGTAGCACATAAGCTGAATATCGCGCCCTCGTACTTACAGCTGCTGATCGAGCATTGATACAGTACATTCTTAAAGAACTGTCCACAATTCTCAAGCAACCAGCAATCTTATTCCATAATAATATCGGAAGGCCTTGAATCTTAATAATGCATTCTATGACGAAGAACGTTCAAATTGAAAACGTGTTGCCTGTGGGACATTAAAAATTACATAAATTTCTACTCCACATCAACTTGTCAACATTTTTACCAAATGTCAAGTTGCAGCAAAGCATAAAGACTTGTCTGTTATTAAACTAAGCTTTTATCATAATCTTGCAgcaatgaagaagaagaagttaaCAACTTCTAGAGAgagaaaataacaaaatgtatattGAAAATGTATTATCAACCACACATTGTTTTTGTTACAGGAATGACTTATATACTATCTTATATTTGCTTAGCTGGACATTAGCTGGACATAACAAACTAATCCTAGCCACACAAATACAATGATGTAATCAGTGATGTGGAGAAGTAGTAGAACTAGTAGTAGTAAATAGTGCAGGAGTAGTGTGACTTGCAGGAGGTGAAGTTGCAGCATCTGTCTTATATTCAATACCCCCCCTCAAGGTGGGAAGTGTAAACATTCCCAACTTGGAAAGCAAATCAGTGAACTGAGCGGAAGGAGAGACCTTTGTTAGAACATCAGCCAGCTGAGAACGAGTAGGCAAATAGCTGAGTTGAATAAGACCTTCAAGAACTTTGTCACGATTAAAGTGACAATCAAGCTCGATATGCTTGGTACGTTCGTGAAAGACGGGGTTTTTAGCAATATGCAATGCGGATTGGTTGTCACAATGAAGAATAACGGGTTTAAGATTGGATTCTCCAAGTTCAGTAACTAGTCGTACTAACCAAGTGATTTCAGCAGCTGCGGAGGCCATGGCCCTGTATTCGGCCTCTGCAGATGACTTAGACACTGTATGCTGTTTTTTTGATTTCCAAGAAATAGGAGAATCACCAAATAGAAGAATATAACCTGTGACAGAATGTCTAGAATCAATGCAAGAGCCCCAGTCTGCATCTGAAAAAGCCTGTAACTTTAGCTGATCTGACCCTTTTAACAGAATGCCTTGATTTATAGTCCCAGCCAAATAACGAATGGTGTGATGTAAAGCAGACAAATGAGTATTCCTTGGAGCATGCATATATTGACTAAGTGTTTGGACAGTGTATGAAAGGTCTGGACGAGTATTGGTAAGATAATTAAGCTTACCAACTAAAGATCTGTAGACCTCAGGATTTGAAATAAGAATACCATTATCATTAGAAAGTTTAAGATGAACAGGGAGAGGTGTGCAAACAGGATGAGAAACATCAATGGCTGCTTCAGCAAGTAACTCTTTAGCAAATTTACGTTGACATAAAGCAATACCAGCAGCAGAATAAGTCACTTCAATACCAAGAAAATAATGAAGTGTACCCAGATCTTTGATGCCAAAAAGAGTATCCAGATGAGTTTTCAGACAAGTAATAGCTTCAGTATCATTGCCAGTCAATATCACATCATCCACATAAACAGCTGCAATACAAATAAGATCAACTGATTTCTTGACAAATAAACTATAGTCGTTTCTTGATTGAGTAAAGCGTTGACAGAGTAATTCCTCAACCAATTTCTCATGCCATTACCGTGAGGCCTATTTTAAACCATATAAAGATTTCTTCAGTAGACAAACGAATTTATGTGGATTAGGAACCCCTTCTGGCACTTGCATATACACCTCTTCCTTCAAGTTACCATAAAGGAAGGCGTTATTCACATCAAGTTGATGTAAAATCCAGTGTTTAGAAGCAGCTAAAGACAATAAAGTACGAACTGTACTCATCTTAACAACTGGAGAAAATTTCTCAGCATAATCAATACCAAATTTTTGATTATAGCCCTTTGCCACGAGACGTGCCTTGCAACGTTCAAGACTGCCATCAG is a window of Apium graveolens cultivar Ventura chromosome 11, ASM990537v1, whole genome shotgun sequence DNA encoding:
- the LOC141695889 gene encoding uncharacterized protein LOC141695889, which produces MAWNIDVKTTTIANCFRHCKIRSEENDEQELGEINEGVERLNEVISNLRYRNVMDVEHLLNYPNENDAVMESPTDEEIIESVMSTDEGTDPEPDDSNVIPSVSSKEAFQALTTLNNYLLQHEQNIPGVIFALHKVKDEINFGFGGKKKQATIDSYFNKN